CTTGCTGGTCGACCGGCCGACGCTGCGGCAGCGGTTGTCGAGCCTGCAGCAACGCCAGCTCGCCGGCCGCCCGGTGGATCGGCTGCTCGACTCCATCAACGAACGGCTTGTCCGTTCACAGGCGGCTGTTGGGGCGCGCCGCGCGGCGCGCCCGTCGGCGGTTCAGTTTCCGCAAGACTTGCCCATCACGGCGCACCTGCCGGCGATTACCACCGCGTTGCAGCAGCACCCGGTGGTGGTTGTGTGCGGCGAGACCGGCTCTGGCAAGACGACTCAGCTTGCCAAGCTGTGCCTGCATCTGGGACGCGGCCTGCATGGCCGCATCGGTCACACCCAGCCACGGCGCATCGCCGCGCGAGCGGTGGCGGCCCGGTTGGCGGCTGAACTCGCGGCGCCCAAGGTGGTCGGCTACAGCGTGCGTTTCGACGACACGGTTGCGCACAGCGCCGCCATTCAGGTGATGACCGACGGTTTGTTGTTGGCGCATACGCAGTCAGACCCTGACTTGCTTGCCTACGACACCTTGATCATCGACGAGGCGCACGAACGCAGTCTCAACATCGATTTTCTGCTCGGCTACCTGCACCGCCTGCTGCCGCGCCGGCCGGACCTGCGTCTGATCATCACCTCCGCCACCATCGAACCGCAGCGCTTTGCGGACCACTTCGGCGGGGCGCCCGTGATTGAAGTCTCCGGCCGTGGGCATCCGGTGGAGCTGCGCTACCGACCGCTGGTCACGCTGGATCCGGATCAGGCGGATCTGACCCTGGCCGAGGGCATCGTGGCGGCGGTTGGGGAGCTGCAAAGTGAGGCTCCGGGAGACGTGCTGGTCTTTCTGCCCGGCGAGCGGCAAATCCGCGACGCGGCCGAGGCTCTGCGCCTGCACGGCATGGCCGGGCTGGAACTGCTGCCGCTTTATGCACGCCTGTCGCGTGCCGAACAGG
This window of the Immundisolibacter sp. genome carries:
- the hrpA gene encoding ATP-dependent RNA helicase HrpA, with the protein product MSIPSPLSPEPSGDQFGIERALAARIEDALLVDRPTLRQRLSSLQQRQLAGRPVDRLLDSINERLVRSQAAVGARRAARPSAVQFPQDLPITAHLPAITTALQQHPVVVVCGETGSGKTTQLAKLCLHLGRGLHGRIGHTQPRRIAARAVAARLAAELAAPKVVGYSVRFDDTVAHSAAIQVMTDGLLLAHTQSDPDLLAYDTLIIDEAHERSLNIDFLLGYLHRLLPRRPDLRLIITSATIEPQRFADHFGGAPVIEVSGRGHPVELRYRPLVTLDPDQADLTLAEGIVAAVGELQSEAPGDVLVFLPGERQIRDAAEALRLHGMAGLELLPLYARLSRAEQDRVFAPSTRRRIVLATNVAETSLTVPGIRYVVDSGLARVSRYGARSRVQHLGIEKISRAAATQRAGRCGRLGPGVCIRLYADDDYANRTSYTDPEIHRASLASVVLRMQALRLGDAADFPFMDPPQRRHLHAAQQVLFELGAVDSGGALTGIGRQLARFPLDPSLGRMLIEAGKTGALREVLIITA